GTTCGAATGCCGTACGATGCCGCGCGAGCGCGTATCCGATGCCGGTCAGGTCCAGCTCGGGCTGTCGCTCCACGAATCCGGCGAGCCGTCCCGCCTGAGCCCGCAACGCGGCCGGCGAATGCCCCGACACGACCCACGGCACGAGTCCGCCGAAGCCATCGGCGGCGAGACCGCCCGACGGGCCGGCCTGCGCGTCACCGCTCGTGCGGAGGATCACTCCGTCCGTCTCCGGGGCTTGTTCGACGATGAGATGGGCGTTGGTACCGCTCATGCCGAAGGCGGAGATCGCGGCGCGGCCCGGGCGCTCGCCGCTCGGCCACGGGACGGCTTCGGTCACCAGCCGCACCGCCCCCGCGGACCAGTCCACCTCGCGCGACGGCTCGTCCACATGCAATGTCGGCGGCACGACACCGTGTCCGAGTGCCATCACCATCTTGATCACACCCGCGACGCCCGACGCCGCAGCGGTGTGACCGATGTTCGACTTCACCGAACCGAGCAGTATCGGCCCACCTGTCCGCTGCCCGTACGTCGCCAGCAGAGCCTGCGCCTCGATCGGGTCACCGAGCCTGGTGCCCGTACCGTGTGCCTCCACCACGTCGATGTCGTTCACCGTCAGTCTCGCGTTGGCCAGCGCTCGGCGGATCACCCTCTGCTGCGACGGACCGTTCGGCGCCATCAACCCGTTGGACGCCCCGTCCTGGTTGACCGCCGAACCCCGCACCACCGCCAGCACCCGGTGACCATGGCGACGCGCGTCCGACAACCGCTCCACCAACAGCACTCCCACCCCCTCCGCCGGACCGAACCCGTCCGCGGCGGCGGCGAATGCCTTGCACCGGCCGTCCTCCGACAGCCCTCGCTGCTGACAGAACGCCAGCCATATGGCGGGGGACGACAGGACGGTGGCCCCGCCGGCGAGCGCGAGTGAGCACTCACCTGCCCGCAGTGCCTGCACCGCCAGGTGCAGCGCCACCAACGACGACGAGCACGCCGTGTCCACGGTCACCGCCGGCCCCTCCAGGCCCAGGGCGTACGCCACTCGGCCCGAAGCGACACTGCCGGACTGGCCGAGCATCGTGTAGCCGTCGATGTCTTCCGGGGACCGCGCTCCTTCCGCGATGTGCTCACCGCCGGCCGTACCGACGAACACCGCGGTGTCGCTGCCCTTCAGGGACGTCGGATCGATACCCGCGTGCTCCAGCGCCTCCCAGGACACCTCCAGCAGGAGCCGCTGCTCCGGGTCCATCGCCGAAGCCTCCCGCGGTGAAATCCTGAAGAATCCCGCGTCGAAGTCCCCAGCGTCGTACAAAAACCCTCCGGCGCGCACATAGAACGACCCCGGTCGGTCCGGATCTGGGTCGTACAACCTCTCCAGATCCCATCCCCGGTCCGCCGGAAACGGCCCCACGGCGTCCGCTCCAGAAGCCACCAATTCCCACAGCTCCTCCGGAGAGCCCACGCCCCCGGGAAAACGGCACCCCATACCCACGATCGCCACGGGTTCCGCCGAGGCCGAGAGCAACTGCTGGTTTTCGCGACGGAGTCGCTGCGTCTCGGCCACCGAGGCCCGCAATGCCTCGACGATCCGCTCGTTTGCCGCAGCCATCATGAACCTCGCTTCTCTGACAGACCGACAGTGAGACGACGAGTCGGAGCATCGTCCTCCCGGGCCTGGCCGGGTCGGGTACGTACGCCGTCACGGCGTCGTGCTCTTCTACGCGTGGACGGCTTCGAGGGCTGCAGAAGGAGATCGCCCGCGATCCAGAAAGGGAAAGAACGGAATAGCCGTCAGAAATGCTCAGCTGTATCAGATTTACTCGTGATCCCACCCTATTCGGAACCTGGCGAAGGCAGTTGGGCGAGGTCAGGGATGCGTATAATGATGAGACGTCTGGTCCCCGTGCTACTCATCGGGGGTCAATGTTTGCGACGCGTTTGGCCAGCTCCGCCCGGGTCTGAACGCCGAGTTTGCGATAGATTCGCGTGAGATGCTGACTCACGGTGCTCACGGTGATATGTAGATTACCGGCTATCTCCCGGTTGGTCTGCCCGAGGCCGACCAGCCTCGCGACCCGGCGTTCGGCTCGGCTCAGCAACTTCGCCACATCGTGTTCGGCCTTGGCGTGCCCATTGGGTTGAGAGTCGAAACGACCGGCCTGGGCGCGGACCGCCTGATCCGCCGTACGTGGCAAGAGGCCCGTCGTCCACCGACCGAGCGCCTCCGCCGCCGCCTCCGAGGTCCGCGACGACACAAGCTCCTCCGGCTCTGGCGTCCTGCCGTCGCATCTGGGCGAACCGACCGCCCCCAGGACGGCGAGGGTTCCGGCCGCAGCACGGGTACGCACACCGCGGCCGGCAAGTGTGGCAACCACACCGTTGGCGAGGTTGTCACCTGCAGCAGGCTCGGCCCCCAACCGGCTGTGGCCGGGGCCGTGCGACGGTTCGCCGTCGACACCGCCGAGCATCGTGTCGATGATTTTCTCCACCGGGCCGGTCCGCGTCGGTCGTTCCGGGTGCGGGACCGCTTCCGGAGCTGCCTGGCAGCCGTTCGCGCCGACCGCGTGGTGGATCAGGCCGCTGCCCCACGACAAGGACCGAGCGGTGCCGTGGTTGGCTCGCGCGATGATCTCCGCCGTAATGAACACCGCCGTCTCCTCGGGAGTAAGAGCACCGAGATCCAGACCGATCGGAACACACAGACGAGCCACCTGATCCTCGGGAACACCCGCCTCCCGCAGCAGATCGAGACGCCGTCGATGCGTACCCCGCGAACCCATCACACCCACATAACCGACCGGAAGCGCCAACGCCAGACGCAGCAACGGAACATCGAACTTCGCGTCATGGGTCAGCACACACACAGCGGTACGCGGATCGACACCGGTCGACGCCAGATAACGATGCGGCCAATCGGTCACGACCTCGTCGGCGTGCAGAGAACGGGCCACAGTGGCAGAGACCGGACGGGCGTCACATACCGTCACCCGGTAGCCGAGGAAGCTGCCCGCCCTGCTGAGGGTCCCGGTGAAATCGGTGGCACCGAAGATCAGCATACGAGGACGGGACACCCGGGCATGAACCACGACCGTCAACCGCCGCCCACCAGTGCCGCTCCCCGGGACCCCGGCAACTCCCGCCTCACCACCGACCTCGACCCGCTCGGTACGGCCCGCCCGCAGGACCCCAAGGGCACGAGCCACGACCGCCCGGTCCATGTTCCGCTCGCCCAGAGTGCCCTCAGCAGCCCCCTCACCTGGGACATGAAGCATACGGCCGACCAACTCACCAGGACCGTCGACCACGTGAGCCACAGCCACAGCCACATCCCGCCCCGCAGCCACGGCACCGAGCGCGGCAACGAGCTGCGGCTCCGCAACAGGGTCCACACGCTGCACCAGCACATCGACCTCCCCGCCACAGGCCCGACCGACAGCCGAGGCATCCGAATTCGCGCAGTCGAAGCTGGCGCGGGCAGGTGGCTCTTTGCGCACAAGGACGCGTCGGCACAGTTTGTGCACGGCCTCTTCGACGCAGTCGCCGATCGCATTGCCCTCCGCATCCAAAGCCAGCGCGGTTCCGATCGGCAGGGGTGCACTGCCTCTGACACCGACAATGGTGGCGAGAGCGAAAGGACGGGCCGCACGGCACCACTCGTACAGCGTGTCCGCAATTTTCAGCATGACGGGCCTTCCGTGAGGTGGATGACTGACGGGCCGTCACCGTGCATGAGGAAGCCGCGATGACGACCCTGGCTCCCGGCGGTGTGGCGTGACCGGCTGCGCAGGCGCTCAGCGCACTACGTCAGGATTGGGACTCGGTGGATCATGGCTCGGGGGTGAGTCGAGCGCGGCACACTGGTGTCATCGGGGTCGGGGCCGCCGTGCACCAACTCCTCCAGGAGCAGCCCGGCGGGACTCGTGAATCGGAGCGAGGCCGCCGAGCTCGCCGCGGAATTCCGTTAGTCGGGCGACTCCGGCGGTCGATCGGTCCACGACGGCGGCGCGCAGTCGTCAGTGGCGAGGTTGTTCGGCAGGCCCACCCGGGAGGGCACCGTGACGAAGTCGTGGTCGGCGGCCAATGGCAGGCCGACTGCAGCAGCGCTGGTCGAGGAACCGCCGGTGTTCATGCCAGGGTTCGGGGAACACTCGCAGAATTCACCTCCTGACCCATCTCAAGCAAGTCCAGTCTTATCAAGCTCCTTTCATGCCGGGCAAAGCGCACACCGTGACCGCGTCGAGGGTGGCTCCATGCCTCGCGGTCCGGGCGCGGCCGAACACAAGGGAAGCGCTCGCCCGTTGTGGAAGGATGTGAGGTACCAGCGCCGTGCTGCGCTGATTCAAGTTGCTCCTACTCCCCGAACTTCCCCGGTGGCGGATTCATGATGGCGAGCCGAGCTTTTCCCTGACTTTTTCCACCGGACTCCTCCCAGAATCTACAGGTGGTGTCGATAAGAATCCAAGGGCCTTCTTCGATGCCCTCCCACTGCGAGGTTCCAACTATCTTCAGTTCCCCCCAAAATCTCTTTCCGTTCATTCGGCGCCGGAAGCTGCTGTGCAGATAGTCGATGATGAACATGTCCGGAAGCTGACGCTCCCAGAACTGCTCCATCGTCCAGCTGTCGAAAGGCTCAGCCACCCCTTCCTTCACCGACTTGGCAAGAATGTAGTACACCATCTGGTTGTAGCAGATATTGAACTCAACCGCGTTGAAGTGACCGGTGTCATCGATATAACAGGACTCGGGTATTTCGAATGCGCAACGAATGCTTGAGATGGCATCTCCGCCGCTTTCCGTGGCCACTGACAGCTCTGCCGATTTCAAGTACCGACAGTTCGGCTTGTACGGAACGAGTACCTTTTCGAGGAGCTCCGCATCATTTTCGTGAACCACGCTTCCCTGGTCGGCAACAACCGTGGGAGGGGGCTGTGAACTCATCTCTACTCCTCGTTCCGGAGGGCGTGCTGACGGGGCGGCGGTTCGCTTCGGCGACTAGTGCTTCGGGCGGGCTTCACCGGGGACCTTCACATGGCCGGAGGAGGCAGTACCCAACCCCAGCCTGCTTCGCAGCTGTCCCGACAACTCAGTGGCGGTCGGGTGATCGAAGAGCAGGGCCGTCGGCAGCCGCAGCCCAATGGCCTTGCTCAGGCG
The Streptomyces sp. NBC_01485 genome window above contains:
- a CDS encoding XdhC family protein; this encodes MLKIADTLYEWCRAARPFALATIVGVRGSAPLPIGTALALDAEGNAIGDCVEEAVHKLCRRVLVRKEPPARASFDCANSDASAVGRACGGEVDVLVQRVDPVAEPQLVAALGAVAAGRDVAVAVAHVVDGPGELVGRMLHVPGEGAAEGTLGERNMDRAVVARALGVLRAGRTERVEVGGEAGVAGVPGSGTGGRRLTVVVHARVSRPRMLIFGATDFTGTLSRAGSFLGYRVTVCDARPVSATVARSLHADEVVTDWPHRYLASTGVDPRTAVCVLTHDAKFDVPLLRLALALPVGYVGVMGSRGTHRRRLDLLREAGVPEDQVARLCVPIGLDLGALTPEETAVFITAEIIARANHGTARSLSWGSGLIHHAVGANGCQAAPEAVPHPERPTRTGPVEKIIDTMLGGVDGEPSHGPGHSRLGAEPAAGDNLANGVVATLAGRGVRTRAAAGTLAVLGAVGSPRCDGRTPEPEELVSSRTSEAAAEALGRWTTGLLPRTADQAVRAQAGRFDSQPNGHAKAEHDVAKLLSRAERRVARLVGLGQTNREIAGNLHITVSTVSQHLTRIYRKLGVQTRAELAKRVANIDPR
- a CDS encoding FcoT family thioesterase, which codes for MSSQPPPTVVADQGSVVHENDAELLEKVLVPYKPNCRYLKSAELSVATESGGDAISSIRCAFEIPESCYIDDTGHFNAVEFNICYNQMVYYILAKSVKEGVAEPFDSWTMEQFWERQLPDMFIIDYLHSSFRRRMNGKRFWGELKIVGTSQWEGIEEGPWILIDTTCRFWEESGGKSQGKARLAIMNPPPGKFGE